In Camelina sativa cultivar DH55 chromosome 16, Cs, whole genome shotgun sequence, a single window of DNA contains:
- the LOC104750358 gene encoding extensin-like, with product MATQAWSHAGRTHLVVAVMALLVGLTLATEPYYYSSPPPPYVHKSPPPPVKSPPPPYQYNSPPPPVKSPPPPYHYHSPPPPVKSPPPTYYYHSPPPPVKSPSPPYYYHSPPPPVKSPPPPYYYNSPPPPVKYPPPPYYNKSPPPPPKTYSPPYYYTSPPPPVSYPHPHPHPHPKPLVFKVVGKLYCYRCFDWTHPKKSHDKKHLRGAVVEVTCKAGDKMFKAYGKTKINGKYAITVEGYNYRKYGGKVCTAKLHAPPKGSPCNIPTSYHLGKKGAKLHVKSKTKYEVVLYAKSFAYAPKKPYEECHKLAPYHPPYYYKSPPPPAPTYIYKSPPPPTPTYVYKSPPPPTPLYVYKSPPPPTPTYVYKSPPPPTYVYKSPPPPTPTYVYKSPPPPTPTYVYKSPPPHTPKYVYKSPPSPTHTSPPYYYHSPPPPYYYHSPPPPVKSPPPPYYYHPPPPPVKSPPPPYYYHSPPPPVKSPPSPYYYNSPPPPVKSPPTPVYIYASPPPPIHYYTHQV from the exons ATGGCAACTCAGGCATGGAGTCATGCCGGCCGGACTCATTTGGTAGTTGCTGTTATGGCATTACTCGTGGGTTTGACCTTGGCGACAGAACCTTATTACTACAgttctcctccaccaccttaTGTACACAAATCTCCACCTCCTCCGGTAAAATCTCCTCCTCCACCCTATCAATAcaactctcctcctcctccagtgaagtctccaccaccaccataccaTTACCACTCACCACCCCCTCCGGTGAAGTCTCCTCCTCCAACTTATTATTACCATTCACCACCTCCTCCGGTGAAGTCTCCATCTCCACCGTACTATTAccactctcctcctcctccagtgAAATCCCCTCCTCCTCCTTACTACTACAACTCCCCACCACCCCCGGTAAAatatccaccaccaccatactataACAAatcacctccaccaccaccaaaaacCTACTCTCCACCTTACTACTACACATCTCCTCCGCCGCCGGTATCATACCCTCATCCCCATCCTCACCCACATCCCAAACCACTCGTTTTCAAAGTCGTTGGTAAACTTTACTGCTATAGATGCTTCGACTGGACTCACCCTAAAAAGTCACATGACAAGAAGCATCTCAGAG GTGCTGTCGTGGAGGTGACATGTAAAGCAGGAGACAAAATGTTTAAAGCGTACGGAAAGACAAAGATCAACGGTAAATACGCCATCACTGTAGAAGGATACAACTACCGCAAATACGGCGGTAAGGTATGCACGGCCAAACTTCACGCGCCACCGAAGGGCTCACCGTGTAATATTCCGACAAGTTACCATTTGGGTAAAAAAGGAGCTAAGCTTCATGTGAAATCAAAGACTAAGTACGAAGTTGTGCTTTACGCTAAGTCCTTTGCTTATGCACCTAAGAAGCCTTATGAGGAATGTCATAAACTAGCTCCTTACCACCCACCTTACTACTACAAGTCACCACCGCCTCCAGCTCCGACTTACATCTACAAATCACCACCACCGCCTACTCCCACTTATGTTTACAAGTCACCACCTCCTCCAACTCCGCTTTACGTCTACAAGTCTCCGCCACCACCAACCCCAACATATGTTTACaagtcaccaccaccacctacTTATGTATATAAGTCTCCGCCTCCTCCAACCCCCACTTACGTCTATAAATCACCGCCACCACCAACGCCGACTTACGTCTATAAGTCACCACCGCCACATACTCCCAAATATgtctacaagtctccaccaTCACCAACTCACACTTCTCCACCGTATTACTACCACTCACCTCCACCACCCTATTATTACCACTCGCCACCTCCTCCGGTgaagtctccaccaccacccTATTATTACCATCCTCCGCCTCCTCCCGTGaaatctcctccaccaccatactactacCATTCACCGCCCCCACCAGTCAAATCTCCACCATCACCATATTACTACAACTCTCCACCACCTCCCGTAAAATCCCCTCCTACTCCAGTCTACATCTACGCCTCGCCCCCACCTCCCATACACTACTACACTCACCAAGTTTAA
- the LOC104750359 gene encoding uncharacterized protein LOC104750359: protein MASSNLLLAISVAIILSITTICAARPCKTFLISSYSLSITPENPNLESDFTSTRFVTVFTIRRLNPHHVVPFFVNRRHETPQIQRSEEDRRSQLSLPMGSDNINSFRDRTRDILSVVVALLFGVGCGALTAATMYLVWALVVNRQSYDFEEEEEDDYENEESDAASLKKLGYVKIPAPAHVKEEAA, encoded by the coding sequence ATGGCGTCCTCTAACCTCCTCCTTGCAATCTCCGTCGCAATTATCCTCTCAATCACCACCATCTGCGCCGCACGTCCTTGCAAAACCTTCCTCATATCCTCCTATTCCCTCTCAATAACCCCAGAAAACCCTAACCTCGAATCCGATTTCACCTCGACACGATTCGTCACCGTTTTCACCATCCGTCGTCTCAATCCTCACCACGTCGTTCCTTTCTTCGTCAATCGTCGTCACGAGACGCCACAGATCCAACGATCGGAGGAAGATCGTCGTTCCCAATTGTCTCTCCCTATGGGCTCCGATAACATCAATTCGTTCAGAGATCGAACCAGAGACATTCTCAGCGTCGTCGTGGCTCTCTTGTTCGGTGTTGGTTGTGGTGCTTTGACCGCTGCTACTATGTACCTTGTTTGGGCTCTCGTTGTGAACCGTCAGAGCTATGAttttgaggaggaggaagaagatgattatGAGAATGAGGAATCTGATGCTGCTAGCTTGAAGAAGTTGGGTTATGTTAAGATTCCAGCTCCAGCTCATGTGAAGGAGGAAGCTGCTTGA